Part of the Harpia harpyja isolate bHarHar1 chromosome 16, bHarHar1 primary haplotype, whole genome shotgun sequence genome, AGCCTGTGTCCCCACGCCCTGGGTTAGCGCATGTCCCCATGCCTCGGGTCGGTGCgtctccccatgtccccacgtccCGGTGGCAGCCGGTGTCCCCATGCCCGCGTCGACGCGTCCCCGCAGGTGGCGTGCGGCGTGGGGCGCGCGGAGGCACCGGTGCGGCACGGGGCGGCACTGCCCCAGGGCCTGGACTCCAGCCTGCAGCAGTGGGGGGTGGTGGCCCCCGGCCAGCGGCAGGCCCTGGCCACGCGGCTGCGGGGGGCCGCCGAGACCGCCACGGCCGCCCTCCTGGCCGCCGAAGCCGAGCTGAGCCCCCAGCAGCGCGGCGGTGCCCGCGCCCGCACAGACCTCCTGGGTGagcgtggggtggggggcagagccGGTTGCCGGGGGGCCACCCCGCCGGGGGTGGCGCTGGCCCCGCGGTGCTGAGCgcggtgtccccgtccccaggcGTGGACTTCTTGCTGGCGTGCGTGGACGACACCCTGGAGCTGGTGGCCCTGTCCGCTAACAGCCAGCGGTGCCTGGAGACCTGCCTGCTGGCCGAGGCCATGGGGCGCGCCGTGGGGGAGCCCCCCGGTGACCTGCCCCGGCTGCTGGCCGAGACCCTGCTGCACCGGGCGCAGTGTCACCTGGTCGAGGGCAAGGACATCCTGCTCATCGGGGCCGGCGGCGTCAGCAAGAGCTTCGTCTGGGAGGCGGCCCGCGACTACGGCCTGAGGGTGAGGAGGCTGGGGTGCTGGCTGGTGGGCACTGCCGTCAGTAGGTTTCAGAGTGAACGCTGGGCGCCAACCCCCACACAGCAGCCACACCGTAGCTGTGCCCACGCCTCAGGCGGTCTCTCCGCTGTCCCAGTCAgtgtgggggggggtggcacGGCTGCGGTGCCAGCGGTGCGTGCCCCCCTCCTCTGACACGGTGCCACCTCTCTGGGGACGCAGATCCACCTGGTGGAGTCGGACCCGGAGCACTTTGCGGCGGGGCTGGTGCAGACCTTCCTACCCTACGACAGCCGGGAGCACCGGCGGGACGAGGAGCACGCGGAGCGGCTGATGGAGTTGGTGCGCGCCCGGGGGCTGCGGCCCCACGCCTGCCTCTCCTACTGGGACGACTGCGTGGTACTGGCGGCACTGGTGTGCCAGCGCCTGGGGCTACGcggcagcccgcccgccgccgtcCGCGTGGCCAAGCAGAAGAGCCGGACGCACCAGCACCTGCAGCGGtgccgccggggccgcccgccgcccgccgccttcGCCGTGCCCTGCCGCCGGCTGCAGAGCCACGGGGACGTGGAACGGGCGGCCGGCGTCGTGCCCTTCCCCGCCGTGGCCAAACTGGAGTTCGGGGCGGGCGGCGTCGGCGTGCGGTTGGTGGAAAGCGCCGGGCAGTGCCACGCGCACGCCGCCCGGCTCTGGCGCGACCTCCGGGACGACGCCGATCACCCGGGCAtcgggctgggctggggcaacGCCATGCTGCTGATGGAGTACGTGCCGGGCACCGAGCACGACGTCGACCTGGTGGTCTTCGAGGGGCGGCTGTTGGGCGCTTGGGTGTCCGACAACGGCCCGACGCGCCTGCCCGCCTTCCTGGAAACGGccgcctgcctgccctcctgcctgcccgccGACCGGCAGGCGCAGCTGGTACGGGCAGCCCTGCAATGCTGCCTGGCCTGCGGCTTGCGGGACGGCGTCTTCAACGTGGAGCTGAAGTTGGGTCCGGGCGGTCCGCGGTTGTTGGAGATCAACCCCCGCATGGGGGGCTTCTACCTACGCGACTGGATCCGGGAGGTCTACGGCCCCGACCTGCTGCTGGCGGCCGTACTGGTGGCGCTGGGGCTGCCGCCGGTGTTGCCCGCTCGCCCCGTGCCCCGAGCCCACCTGGTCGGCGTTATGTGCCTGGGCTCGGAGCACGGGGCGGCcctggggggcggcggggggctgggggctctgTGGGAGCTGCAAAGTCGCGGCTTGGTCCGTCTCAATCGTCTCTTCGAGGAGACGGCGGGGGCCGGCGAGTACGAGGAGCCCTGCCTGAGCGTTGCCTGCGGCGGGGCGACGCGGGCAGAAGCCTGCCTGCGCCTGCTGGGGCTCTGCCAGGCGCTGGGCATCGACTCGCCCCGCTACCCCCGTCGAGCATTTTCTATCCCACTTCAAATAGCCCCGGGCAagcagcggggccggcgggggcgcgggggggcacCGGTATCGACCCGCTGTCCTGGCACCCCCTCCCGCGGTCCCGCCGCCCCGGTCCCTGGCATCGCCCTGGCCCCCCGTCCCCTTGTCCCACAGCCCCACCACCCCATCCCCTGGCACCCCGTCCCCTGGCATCCCCTGGTCCCAAtcccctgccctggcaccccGTCCCCTATCATCCCCCCACATCTTGCCACCCCATCCCCTGGCATCCCCCCTACTCCCCTGGCACCCCGTCCCCTAGCATCCCCCCCTATCTTGGCACCCCATCCCCTAGCATCGCCCCACTCCCCTGGCACCCCATTGCTGGCATCCCCCCCCTGTCCTGGCATCCCCCCACTCCCCTGGTGCCCCATCCCCTGGCATCCCTCCATTACCCTGGCaccccatccccctgccctggcaccccATTCCCTGctccccaacatcccccccctcctcccctgtcCCTCCCTACCCCCCCGTACCCCCAGCCCTGCGCTCCCTGTgccccctgccctggcaccccATCTCCTGGCACCCCAAAGCCCTGCCCCAGCGTCCCCTGTCCccgcagctgggggggggggggtccagtgCCCCTCTGATGCCAGGGGACACACAGGGGACACGCtgacccccagccctccccgtgccatccccagggcaggggacagaCAGGGTGCCCTGTTA contains:
- the CARNS1 gene encoding LOW QUALITY PROTEIN: carnosine synthase 1 (The sequence of the model RefSeq protein was modified relative to this genomic sequence to represent the inferred CDS: deleted 1 base in 1 codon), with translation MTVCILGSPTAFLPVLLEGGTRCPGAMVLCLSPTWASRVPSETSPGAWSLLLSRGVSFEAGGHSTLETFVPPRRANYVTGTFATGSPESGWVGELARDLDCPTGGSVPLTHRLEDPLITRWVLAARAGLPVPPTLAFILGPGGDLPADPVAPGVRLVRLEDPQGQESLVQEEVGAFLGGTAMEPYSQVAVRTAGWRWRGTGTRSTHGKEEGAAVAQAVGARLGGLREEDSVLLEALVPTARLPTPPPRSPAPRLPVALRICTLVCRSWGDRPQLCQVACGVGRAEAPVRHGAALPQGLDSSLQQWGVVAPGQRQALATRLRGAAETATAALLAAEAELSPQQRGGARARTDLLGVDFLLACVDDTLELVALSANSQRCLETCLLAEAMGRAVGEPPGDLPRLLAETLLHRAQCHLVEGKDILLIGAGGVSKSFVWEAARDYGLRIHLVESDPEHFAAGLVQTFLPYDSREHRRDEEHAERLMELVRARGLRPHACLSYWDDCVVLAALVCQRLGLRGSPPAAVRVAKQKSRTHQHLQRCRRGRPPPAAFAVPCRRLQSHGDVERAAGVVPFPAVAKLEFGAGGVGVRLVESAGQCHAHAARLWRDLRDDADHPGIGLGWGNAMLLMEYVPGTEHDVDLVVFEGRLLGAWVSDNGPTRLPAFLETAACLPSCLPADRQAQLVRAALQCCLACGLRDGVFNVELKLGPGGPRLLEINPRMGGFYLRDWIREVYGPDLLLAAVLVALGLPPVLPARPVPRAHLVGVMCLGSEHGAALGGGGGLGALWELQSRGLVRLNRLFEETAGAGEYEEPCLSVACGGATRAEACLRLLGLCQALGIDSPRYPVEHFLSHFK